One Edaphobacter flagellatus genomic region harbors:
- a CDS encoding helix-turn-helix domain-containing GNAT family N-acetyltransferase — MTSGSGLAGVDNAVLAVREFNRFYTARLGLLRRQHLDGEFSLTEARLLYEIGAGERVTASALRAQLGLDAGYISRLLAALTKQGLVAQAVSERDGRERLLTLTAVGEGKVAELNARSSEEIRGMLEPLRVEERAALLGSLNKVRSLLNTDGARDKRTAVRVVRLEALTEDALELLVEYYEAVQVVVRDGPEEMAKMLADDAAGMWLAYLGERPVGCVVLRRLESVVRAGECKRLYVRPKARGLGIADALMDAEEAYARSKGLEWVYLDSHDGLKAAIALYRRRGYVDCERYNENPQATVFLRKRVG; from the coding sequence ATGACTTCTGGATCGGGTTTGGCTGGGGTTGACAATGCGGTTCTGGCGGTGCGGGAGTTCAATCGCTTCTATACGGCTCGGCTGGGGTTGTTGCGGAGGCAGCATCTGGATGGCGAGTTTTCGCTGACGGAGGCGCGTCTGCTTTATGAGATTGGTGCGGGCGAGCGAGTGACGGCTTCGGCGCTGCGTGCTCAGTTGGGGCTGGATGCCGGGTACATCAGCCGGCTGCTGGCTGCGCTGACGAAACAGGGGCTGGTGGCGCAGGCGGTGTCGGAGCGCGATGGCCGGGAGAGGCTGCTGACGCTGACGGCGGTGGGCGAGGGGAAGGTGGCGGAGTTGAATGCGCGGTCATCGGAGGAGATTCGCGGGATGCTGGAGCCGTTGCGTGTGGAGGAGCGTGCTGCGTTGCTGGGGTCGTTGAATAAGGTGCGTTCTCTTCTGAATACGGATGGTGCGCGTGATAAGAGGACTGCGGTGCGCGTGGTTCGGCTGGAGGCTCTGACGGAGGATGCGCTGGAGCTGCTGGTGGAGTACTACGAGGCGGTGCAGGTGGTGGTGCGCGATGGGCCGGAGGAGATGGCGAAGATGCTCGCCGACGATGCAGCGGGGATGTGGCTGGCGTACCTGGGCGAGAGGCCGGTGGGGTGCGTGGTGCTGCGGCGGTTGGAGTCGGTTGTGCGGGCCGGGGAGTGCAAGCGACTGTATGTGCGTCCTAAGGCGCGTGGGCTGGGGATTGCCGATGCATTGATGGATGCCGAGGAGGCGTATGCGCGCAGCAAGGGGCTGGAGTGGGTCTATCTGGACAGCCACGATGGGCTGAAGGCCGCGATTGCGCTGTATCGGCGACGCGGGTATGTGGACTGTGAGCGGTATAACGAAAATCCGCAGGCTACGGTGTTTTTGCGGAAGCGGGTGGGGTGA